A region of bacterium BMS3Abin14 DNA encodes the following proteins:
- a CDS encoding FG-GAP repeat protein — translation MNRVLFEVFLPIAALLLIAANSLAYEPIYRTGQNSGSTATGLLESNPIVSLRGDLTSSRSIRTRTNERPQWIISGDVDGDGVDEALVLFENGSLRLMRLGNKTISTIWTVEGISPQSPPLILHSKIAASDKKILVVSDRGVLKTLSSKRGRSSRVANDFSLLAPLVAADLDGDGTDEILGINDEGRFTVVIGRNATRSDNNTMLLPDSRISVADLNDDGKLEAVAFSMPTDGFSFGRLGDETEAQGIAVFSWDGKIIKLVDEYKLDSPEVFEDLKPVLAEVYNGPGKEILATVSDDEGSSIRVLSFSKRRLTEVRASRVASGKSFIQVIGKSMFGDEGRQFIIAVVHPSGMGDLELFRTDLAATRLVRKAGISTHIKGSRNLEMALIGDFNNNGHNDLVAPDGTGRTLGLFVLENNRIRETPVLVSNKRLSTNLCSGDFNGDGKGDLAVGYEDGALVFLLGR, via the coding sequence GTGAACAGGGTCCTCTTTGAAGTTTTCCTGCCGATTGCCGCCCTGTTGCTGATTGCCGCAAATTCCCTGGCCTACGAACCCATTTATCGTACAGGACAAAACAGCGGCTCCACAGCAACAGGGTTGCTTGAGTCCAACCCCATAGTTTCCCTGAGGGGGGATCTGACCAGCAGCAGAAGCATAAGGACGAGGACGAACGAGCGTCCGCAGTGGATCATCTCGGGGGACGTTGACGGCGACGGCGTTGACGAGGCCCTGGTCCTTTTTGAAAACGGCTCGCTGCGTCTTATGAGACTTGGGAATAAAACCATAAGCACGATATGGACAGTTGAGGGGATCTCCCCGCAATCCCCACCCCTCATCCTTCATTCAAAGATCGCCGCATCGGATAAAAAAATCCTTGTGGTAAGTGATCGTGGAGTCCTGAAGACACTGTCTTCAAAGAGAGGACGATCAAGCAGGGTCGCCAATGATTTTTCTCTTCTGGCCCCTCTGGTTGCCGCTGATCTGGATGGGGACGGAACCGATGAGATTTTGGGCATAAACGATGAAGGCCGTTTTACCGTCGTCATCGGAAGGAATGCCACCAGATCGGACAACAACACGATGCTTCTTCCTGATTCGCGCATTTCCGTGGCGGACCTTAACGATGACGGAAAACTCGAGGCGGTTGCCTTTTCCATGCCAACCGACGGATTCAGTTTCGGGCGCCTTGGTGATGAAACAGAGGCACAAGGGATTGCCGTCTTCTCCTGGGACGGAAAGATTATTAAGCTGGTGGATGAATACAAACTCGATTCACCGGAAGTATTCGAGGATCTCAAGCCGGTTCTCGCAGAGGTTTACAACGGGCCCGGAAAGGAGATCCTGGCCACTGTAAGCGACGACGAGGGGTCCTCGATCAGAGTCCTGTCATTTTCAAAAAGACGGCTGACGGAGGTTCGGGCGAGCCGTGTAGCCTCCGGCAAATCATTTATTCAGGTAATCGGCAAGTCGATGTTCGGGGATGAGGGCCGCCAATTCATAATTGCCGTGGTCCACCCCTCGGGAATGGGTGATCTGGAGCTGTTCAGGACTGATCTGGCCGCAACCCGACTGGTGCGAAAAGCCGGTATCTCCACCCACATTAAAGGATCACGCAATCTGGAGATGGCCCTCATCGGCGATTTTAACAATAACGGGCACAACGACCTTGTCGCTCCTGATGGAACGGGAAGGACACTGGGGCTCTTTGTCCTTGAGAACAACCGTATCAGGGAGACTCCCGTTCTTGTCAGCAATAAAAGGCTCTCGACGAACCTGTGTTCGGGCGATTTTAACGGTGATGGGAAAGGCGATCTCGCAGTGGGATACGAAGATGGGGCGCTGGTTTTTCTCCTGGGGCGGTAA
- the livF_4 gene encoding high-affinity branched-chain amino acid transport ATP-binding protein LivF: protein MLNIDEIQTYYGNIQALKGISLHVRPGEIVTLIGANGAGKSTTLMSISGICRPKKGSITFQNVDITRSQPDGIVKMGISQVPEGRRIFPHLTVSENLLLGSYVRKDTAGVKESLEMVFELFPIMKERKNQDGGTLSGGEQQMLAIGRALMARPKLLLLDEPSLGLAPIVVEKIFTVIQEINKQGTTILLVEQNAFMALQVAQRGYVIETGNVVLEDTSDALLNNPKVKEAYLGE, encoded by the coding sequence ATGCTGAATATTGATGAAATCCAGACCTATTATGGAAACATTCAGGCGCTGAAGGGAATATCTTTGCACGTTCGCCCAGGCGAGATCGTCACCCTTATCGGCGCCAACGGCGCTGGGAAATCCACCACCCTCATGTCTATCTCCGGGATATGCCGTCCTAAAAAGGGGTCCATCACGTTTCAAAATGTGGACATTACCCGGTCTCAGCCCGACGGTATTGTAAAGATGGGGATCTCACAGGTGCCCGAAGGAAGGCGTATATTTCCCCATCTTACTGTAAGCGAAAATCTCCTTCTGGGTTCCTACGTCCGCAAGGATACGGCAGGGGTGAAAGAGAGTCTCGAAATGGTTTTTGAACTCTTTCCGATAATGAAGGAGAGAAAAAACCAGGATGGAGGCACCCTCTCCGGCGGGGAGCAGCAGATGCTGGCCATCGGCAGGGCATTGATGGCACGTCCGAAGCTTCTTCTCCTTGACGAGCCGTCCCTTGGACTCGCTCCCATTGTCGTCGAAAAGATCTTTACCGTTATTCAGGAGATCAACAAGCAGGGTACCACCATCCTCCTCGTCGAGCAGAATGCCTTCATGGCGCTTCAGGTCGCCCAGAGAGGGTACGTTATCGAGACGGGCAATGTTGTTCTCGAAGACACCTCGGATGCCCTGCTTAACAACCCCAAGGTCAAGGAAGCGTATCTGGGGGAGTAG